A genomic segment from Ruegeria sp. TM1040 encodes:
- a CDS encoding trimethylamine methyltransferase family protein: MSQTQARRRRGGGRAGAAARRGAATLEQMPWKPPVNIDRPVEPLTAEGIAAIHDGAMRILEEIGVEFLNDEALEIFKEAGLKVDGALVRMDREFVMEMVGKVPSEFTLTPRNPERAIRIGGNSIVFGNVSSPPNYWDMDLNKKVPGTREHCQNLLKLTQYFNCIHFAGGYPVEPVDLHASIRHLDVLYDKLTLTDKVMHAYSLGKERVEDVMEMVRIAGGLSHEEFDSQPHMYTNINSTSPLKHDEPMIDGALRLVRRGQPVIVSPFTLAGAMAPVTMAGAVAQSLAEALCAIALFQYVRPGTPCAIGTFTSNVDMKSGAPAFGTPEYMRATQMTGQMARFYGLPMRSSGVCAANVPDGQAMWETSNSLWAAVQSGTNMVYHAAGWLEGGLIASPEKFIMDCEVLQMIQRYMDPVINATGPEEIALDAIREVGNDGHFFGIQHTQDRYATAFYQPFLSDWHNYEAWEAAGGTWTAQRANGLFKQIINEFEAPTLDEGIREELQAFVARRKEEGGAPTDF, translated from the coding sequence ATGTCGCAGACACAAGCGCGCCGACGCCGGGGAGGAGGCCGGGCCGGTGCAGCCGCCCGTCGGGGAGCCGCCACTTTGGAGCAGATGCCATGGAAGCCTCCGGTCAATATTGACCGCCCGGTCGAGCCGCTCACCGCAGAGGGTATTGCCGCAATCCATGATGGCGCGATGCGCATTCTCGAGGAGATCGGCGTCGAGTTCCTGAACGACGAAGCGCTTGAGATCTTCAAGGAGGCGGGGCTCAAGGTGGATGGCGCTTTGGTGCGCATGGACCGCGAGTTTGTGATGGAGATGGTGGGCAAGGTCCCCTCGGAGTTCACCCTTACGCCGCGCAACCCAGAGCGCGCCATTCGCATCGGCGGCAATTCGATCGTCTTTGGCAATGTGTCCTCGCCGCCGAACTATTGGGATATGGACCTGAACAAGAAGGTCCCCGGCACCCGTGAACACTGCCAGAACCTGCTGAAATTGACGCAGTATTTCAACTGCATCCATTTTGCGGGGGGCTATCCGGTGGAGCCTGTCGATCTCCATGCCTCGATCCGTCACCTCGATGTGCTTTATGACAAGCTCACGCTCACCGACAAGGTGATGCATGCCTATTCGCTCGGCAAAGAGCGGGTCGAGGACGTGATGGAGATGGTGCGCATCGCGGGTGGTCTGAGCCATGAGGAATTCGACTCCCAACCGCACATGTACACCAACATCAACTCCACCTCGCCCTTGAAGCATGACGAGCCGATGATTGATGGTGCGCTGAGGCTGGTGCGGCGGGGCCAACCCGTGATCGTGTCACCGTTCACGCTGGCAGGCGCGATGGCTCCGGTCACCATGGCGGGGGCCGTGGCGCAGTCGCTGGCAGAGGCGCTCTGCGCCATTGCCCTGTTCCAATATGTCCGCCCCGGCACGCCCTGCGCGATCGGAACGTTTACCTCCAATGTCGACATGAAGTCCGGAGCACCTGCATTTGGAACTCCTGAATATATGCGCGCGACTCAAATGACCGGGCAGATGGCACGATTTTACGGATTGCCGATGCGGTCCTCCGGCGTTTGCGCGGCCAATGTGCCGGATGGGCAAGCCATGTGGGAGACGTCGAACTCGCTCTGGGCAGCGGTGCAGTCGGGCACGAATATGGTCTACCACGCTGCGGGCTGGCTCGAAGGCGGGCTGATCGCCTCTCCAGAGAAATTCATCATGGATTGCGAGGTCTTGCAGATGATCCAGCGCTACATGGACCCGGTCATCAATGCCACCGGCCCCGAGGAAATCGCGCTCGATGCGATCCGGGAGGTCGGAAATGATGGACATTTCTTCGGCATCCAGCACACGCAGGATCGTTATGCGACAGCCTTTTATCAGCCGTTCCTGAGCGACTGGCACAATTATGAGGCTTGGGAGGCCGCGGGCGGAACCTGGACCGCGCAGCGAGCAAACGGTCTCTTCAAGCAGATCATCAACGAATTCGAGGCTCCGACGCTTGATGAGGGCATTCGCGAAGAGCTGCAGGCCTTCGTCGCCCGCCGGAAGGAAGAAGGCGGAGCCCCCACAGATTTTTAA
- a CDS encoding HAD family hydrolase, with protein sequence MTLSALLFDKDGTLFDFAQTWNGWALGMLTELAGEDTGRLGAMAEAVRYDLTERAFHPDSLVIAGTNDEVAEVLSPHVPQMSETDLEQYLIRTAGEAELAQAVPLAPFLSDLRASGLKLGVMTNDGAHSAQRHLTRSGVYDQFDMVIGADSGFGSKPDPDPLLAFCSHVGVAPGATAMVGDSRHDLIAGRAAGMRTIGVLTGLARAEDLADLADVVLPNIGHIPDWLAQA encoded by the coding sequence ATGACTCTCTCTGCGCTTCTTTTCGACAAGGACGGCACGCTTTTTGACTTTGCCCAGACCTGGAATGGCTGGGCGCTGGGGATGCTCACGGAGTTGGCCGGTGAGGACACAGGGCGTCTGGGCGCGATGGCCGAGGCGGTGCGCTACGATTTGACCGAACGCGCCTTTCATCCCGACAGCCTGGTGATCGCAGGCACCAATGACGAGGTGGCCGAGGTGTTGTCGCCGCATGTGCCGCAGATGAGTGAGACTGATCTTGAGCAATACCTGATCCGCACTGCGGGTGAGGCCGAATTGGCACAGGCGGTACCGCTCGCGCCGTTTCTGTCGGACTTGCGCGCGTCTGGCCTGAAGTTGGGCGTGATGACCAATGACGGCGCGCATTCGGCGCAACGGCATCTGACCCGTTCTGGCGTCTATGACCAATTTGACATGGTGATCGGGGCTGACAGCGGATTTGGCTCCAAACCCGACCCCGACCCGCTCCTGGCCTTTTGTAGCCATGTGGGTGTCGCCCCCGGCGCAACTGCGATGGTCGGCGACAGTCGCCACGATCTGATTGCGGGGCGTGCAGCGGGGATGCGCACCATTGGCGTTCTGACCGGTTTGGCTCGCGCCGAGGATCTGGCCGATTTGGCCGATGTCGTGCTGCCCAATATCGGTCATATCCCGGACTGGCTTGCGCAGGCCTGA
- a CDS encoding DUF3572 domain-containing protein, with amino-acid sequence MPFSADRAEVLGLKALTWLAGNEELLPIFLGSSGASLSDLRDRVNDPEFLGAVLDFLLMDDSWVMAFCDHEGVPYPSLVEARATLPGGEQVHWT; translated from the coding sequence ATGCCATTTTCCGCCGATCGCGCCGAAGTTCTGGGCCTAAAGGCGCTCACTTGGCTGGCCGGGAACGAAGAGCTCTTGCCAATCTTTCTGGGGTCCAGCGGAGCCTCGCTCAGTGATTTGCGCGACCGCGTGAACGACCCGGAGTTTCTGGGCGCAGTGCTGGACTTTCTGCTGATGGACGATTCCTGGGTGATGGCGTTTTGTGACCATGAGGGCGTGCCATATCCGTCGCTTGTGGAAGCCCGCGCGACGCTGCCCGGGGGTGAACAGGTGCACTGGACGTGA
- a CDS encoding diguanylate cyclase, with product MQGTILVIDGVSTNRIILKVQLTAACFQVLQADSLSAAMALMKDNRPDLVLTAMTLPDGDAADVKRALDRVRHGVGVPVIALCPQNDRGTRIMALSAGIDEVLPLPVDDMILQARIRSLLRMRMQDDELHLREEGVAAFSVPLKDTTAVQITQSDATVALVCHDLQTAQKWKSRLSASVDFRLKAYNVDAIQDLMRTPVPDVIVIELNEHSAGMALRLLADLRARISTRDSVVIAVPNPADASIAAEALDRGAHDVLHCGFQVDELALRITAQLAHQQRAEMIRNTLRDGYRAAMRDPMTGLYNRRYARPFLEQVTQDAQSAGSNFAVMVADLDHFKRINDAYGHPVGDAVLIEAARRLQAELRGCDLLARIGGEEFMLVLPDLHPDEASTVANRLCRAISGSPFVVKGCAQPLEVTISVGAVVAQHGTQPLSADDLFVAADRTLYEAKHAGRNQAAIKGLTQSAAA from the coding sequence GTGCAAGGCACGATCCTAGTCATAGATGGGGTATCCACCAATCGCATCATCTTGAAGGTGCAACTGACAGCAGCCTGTTTCCAGGTGCTGCAGGCCGACAGCCTGTCGGCCGCGATGGCCCTGATGAAAGACAACCGCCCGGATCTCGTCCTCACTGCAATGACCCTGCCGGACGGCGATGCCGCGGATGTCAAACGCGCCCTGGACCGGGTGCGCCATGGCGTTGGGGTGCCGGTGATTGCGCTCTGCCCGCAAAACGATCGCGGCACCCGCATCATGGCGCTGTCGGCGGGGATCGACGAGGTGCTGCCGCTTCCGGTGGACGACATGATCCTGCAGGCGCGCATCCGCAGCCTGTTGCGCATGCGCATGCAAGACGACGAACTGCACCTGCGCGAAGAGGGCGTTGCCGCCTTCTCCGTACCGCTGAAGGACACCACCGCCGTGCAGATCACACAATCGGATGCGACTGTCGCATTGGTTTGTCATGATCTGCAGACGGCGCAAAAGTGGAAATCCCGCCTCAGCGCCAGCGTGGACTTCCGTCTGAAAGCTTACAATGTCGACGCGATCCAGGATCTGATGCGCACGCCGGTGCCGGATGTGATCGTGATCGAGCTTAACGAACACTCGGCTGGCATGGCGCTACGTCTGTTGGCGGATCTGCGTGCCCGGATCAGCACCCGCGACAGTGTGGTGATCGCGGTGCCGAACCCCGCCGATGCCAGCATCGCGGCAGAGGCGCTGGACCGGGGTGCGCATGACGTCTTGCACTGCGGCTTTCAGGTGGATGAACTGGCCCTACGGATCACCGCGCAGCTTGCACATCAGCAGCGCGCCGAAATGATCCGCAACACCCTGCGTGATGGCTATCGTGCGGCGATGCGTGATCCGATGACCGGGCTCTACAATCGCCGCTACGCACGCCCGTTCCTCGAACAGGTGACCCAAGACGCCCAATCTGCGGGATCAAATTTCGCCGTGATGGTTGCGGATCTGGACCATTTCAAGCGCATCAACGATGCCTATGGCCACCCGGTGGGCGATGCGGTGCTGATCGAAGCCGCGCGTCGCCTTCAAGCGGAGTTGCGTGGTTGCGACCTGCTGGCGCGGATCGGTGGGGAGGAGTTCATGCTGGTGCTGCCGGATCTGCACCCCGACGAGGCAAGCACCGTGGCCAACCGACTGTGCCGCGCGATCAGCGGCAGCCCCTTTGTGGTCAAAGGCTGCGCTCAGCCTCTCGAGGTTACAATCAGCGTCGGCGCCGTCGTCGCGCAGCATGGCACGCAGCCGTTGAGCGCCGATGATCTCTTTGTGGCGGCGGACCGCACGCTCTATGAGGCCAAGCACGCGGGCCGTAACCAGGCCGCGATCAAGGGGCTCACACAGAGCGCCGCCGCCTGA
- a CDS encoding periplasmic heavy metal sensor, protein MIHTAEPKGISRMPRWLKAVFALSLAGNLAVVGIMVGAALREGRPGPHRHKAPPPAAADAIGAVMYRSFDDAERRALRRLASGKHGDIVERRLAELNVLLEVIQQDPLDADRLRAEIDAQSQSAQAFRSSMHEVWIAELQKMTPAERAGFAEKVRDHIARFRKPREDRP, encoded by the coding sequence ATGATACATACAGCTGAACCCAAGGGGATTTCGCGGATGCCACGCTGGCTGAAGGCCGTGTTTGCGCTGTCGCTTGCGGGCAATCTCGCGGTGGTGGGGATCATGGTGGGTGCCGCGCTGCGCGAGGGTCGTCCCGGTCCGCATCGCCACAAGGCTCCACCTCCTGCGGCGGCAGATGCAATCGGGGCGGTGATGTATCGCTCCTTTGATGATGCGGAGCGGCGCGCATTGCGCAGGCTCGCAAGTGGCAAGCACGGCGACATTGTCGAGCGGCGGCTGGCCGAACTCAATGTGCTGCTGGAGGTGATCCAGCAGGACCCGCTTGATGCCGATCGCCTGCGCGCCGAGATCGACGCCCAGAGCCAGTCCGCGCAGGCCTTCCGCAGTTCCATGCATGAGGTCTGGATTGCAGAGCTGCAGAAGATGACGCCCGCAGAGCGTGCAGGTTTTGCCGAAAAGGTAAGGGACCACATTGCACGGTTTCGCAAGCCACGCGAAGATCGTCCATAA
- a CDS encoding RNA polymerase sigma factor, producing the protein MTAETGVDRAHGATRATFVEPALSDEALLIRFGNGDPSAATELTRRLAPRVLSLATRVLGNRAEAEDVTQEAMLRLWKIAPDWRNGEARVSTWLYRVGMNLCIDHKRRVRGGHVDLDAIPEPPDPAAGAAEALQEGARRDALQDALMTLPERQRQAVVLRHIEELTNPEIAGVMEISVEAVESLTARGKRALAAALAGRREELGYQDG; encoded by the coding sequence ATGACCGCCGAGACGGGCGTTGATCGTGCGCATGGCGCGACGCGGGCCACCTTTGTGGAGCCCGCGCTCAGCGACGAAGCCTTGCTGATCCGCTTCGGCAATGGCGATCCTTCGGCGGCGACAGAGCTGACCCGGAGGCTTGCGCCGCGGGTGCTGTCACTGGCGACACGGGTATTGGGCAATCGCGCAGAGGCCGAAGACGTGACCCAGGAAGCGATGCTCAGGCTGTGGAAAATCGCGCCCGACTGGCGAAATGGCGAGGCCCGCGTCTCTACTTGGCTCTATCGTGTGGGGATGAATCTTTGCATCGACCACAAACGCCGGGTTCGTGGCGGGCATGTGGATCTGGACGCGATCCCGGAACCTCCTGACCCTGCGGCCGGGGCGGCGGAGGCTCTTCAGGAGGGGGCGCGCCGGGACGCGCTGCAAGATGCGCTGATGACCTTGCCCGAGCGGCAACGTCAGGCCGTGGTGCTGCGCCACATAGAGGAACTGACGAACCCGGAAATCGCCGGGGTCATGGAGATCAGCGTGGAGGCCGTGGAAAGCCTGACCGCACGGGGCAAACGCGCTTTGGCCGCAGCATTGGCGGGTCGGCGCGAGGAATTGGGGTATCAAGATGGGTAA
- a CDS encoding EF-hand domain-containing protein → MKKQILIASLLTLTTALAGGQVLAKQGFGPRHEKPTFEQLDANGDGALTQDELAARGQARFAEADQNGDGVLSADELNARAQERMARRTAKMIERFDTDGDGGLSAEEMPRRHGAINLLEKADTDGNGSISKAEFDTAQAIVEEIRKRQHHRGGPEKHRAGAGQDSE, encoded by the coding sequence ATGAAGAAACAGATCCTGATCGCCTCTCTGCTGACGCTCACCACCGCTCTGGCGGGGGGGCAGGTTCTGGCCAAGCAAGGCTTTGGCCCGCGCCATGAAAAGCCCACGTTTGAACAGCTGGACGCCAATGGCGATGGCGCGCTGACCCAAGACGAGCTTGCGGCGCGCGGGCAAGCGCGGTTTGCCGAGGCTGATCAAAACGGGGATGGCGTGCTGAGCGCCGACGAGTTGAATGCCCGCGCGCAAGAGCGGATGGCCCGTCGCACCGCCAAGATGATCGAGCGGTTTGACACTGATGGGGATGGAGGCCTGAGCGCCGAGGAAATGCCGCGCCGCCACGGTGCGATCAATCTGCTGGAAAAGGCGGATACCGATGGCAATGGCTCCATTTCCAAAGCGGAGTTCGATACCGCGCAGGCTATTGTCGAAGAGATCAGAAAGCGTCAGCATCATCGCGGTGGGCCCGAAAAGCATCGTGCAGGTGCGGGCCAGGACTCGGAGTAA
- a CDS encoding DUF983 domain-containing protein, with protein MTDTQGLTPQHASVDEERQTKPALWKGWRGRCPNCGEGKLLHSYLKVNDSCSECGEEFHHHRADDGPAYLTILIVGHLMAPLMHYMAFEWRPSPWVMASVFSTGCLAASLYLLPHLKGVVVAYQWARRMHGFDKTPKEKTSAA; from the coding sequence ATGACAGACACGCAAGGCCTCACCCCGCAGCACGCCTCCGTTGATGAGGAACGTCAGACCAAACCGGCCCTCTGGAAGGGCTGGCGCGGACGTTGCCCGAACTGCGGCGAAGGCAAACTGCTGCACAGCTATCTCAAGGTCAACGACAGCTGTTCTGAATGTGGTGAGGAGTTCCATCACCACCGTGCCGACGATGGCCCCGCCTATCTGACGATCCTGATCGTGGGACACCTGATGGCCCCTTTGATGCACTATATGGCGTTTGAGTGGCGGCCCTCGCCCTGGGTCATGGCGTCGGTATTCTCGACCGGCTGTCTGGCGGCCTCGCTCTATCTGCTGCCGCATCTCAAGGGCGTGGTGGTTGCCTATCAATGGGCCCGCCGCATGCATGGGTTCGACAAGACGCCAAAAGAAAAGACCTCCGCCGCCTGA
- a CDS encoding NUDIX hydrolase, producing MAATGASDTSIDKTTIRDAATVIVVRDSKSDDPKVLMGQRGAKAAFMPNKFVFPGGAMDLGDREIALAGDIGAPCRNRLQEDGGAEVWRALCVAAARELWEETGLILGQPGYWPAEVPKDWQSFAATGHVPDASALTFVFRALTPPGRPRRFDARFFLLKAEDLRGDLDDFSRASDELSHLQWIPLSQVRSFDLPFITEVVLAEVTANLRHESPPESTPFFRNDDEESLFLRLHGRPMSQAD from the coding sequence ATGGCAGCGACCGGTGCAAGCGACACAAGCATAGACAAGACCACGATTCGCGATGCCGCGACGGTGATCGTGGTGCGCGATAGCAAAAGCGACGACCCCAAGGTCCTGATGGGCCAGCGTGGCGCCAAGGCCGCGTTTATGCCCAACAAATTTGTGTTCCCCGGTGGCGCAATGGATCTGGGCGATCGCGAGATTGCCCTGGCCGGTGACATTGGTGCGCCCTGCCGGAACCGCCTGCAAGAAGATGGGGGCGCAGAGGTCTGGCGCGCGCTCTGCGTGGCCGCAGCCCGTGAACTCTGGGAGGAAACAGGGCTGATCCTTGGACAGCCGGGGTATTGGCCCGCCGAGGTGCCCAAGGATTGGCAGAGCTTTGCCGCAACGGGCCATGTTCCGGATGCTTCGGCGCTGACATTCGTGTTTCGCGCCCTGACCCCGCCGGGTCGCCCGCGCCGCTTTGATGCACGGTTCTTCTTGCTCAAAGCGGAGGATCTGCGCGGCGATCTAGATGACTTCTCCCGCGCCTCCGACGAGTTATCCCACCTGCAGTGGATCCCGCTCAGCCAGGTGCGCAGCTTTGATCTGCCGTTCATCACCGAGGTCGTGCTGGCAGAGGTCACCGCCAACCTGCGCCACGAAAGCCCCCCGGAGAGCACGCCCTTTTTTCGCAATGATGATGAAGAGAGCCTCTTTTTGCGCTTGCATGGCCGCCCGATGTCGCAGGCGGATTGA
- a CDS encoding DMT family transporter, whose translation MPLWIPVTLAAASFQTVRFMLQKVLSSVTLSAAGATFSRFVYSAPLILLLLWAYVGATGAELPALSAAFWGFAIIGGLSQILATVCVVALFKERNFAVGITFKKTEVIQTAIVGLVILGDEVSPLGWVAILIGLVAVLVLSKTKDGPKGLWGQLTGRAPLLGLGSGVLFAFSAVSYRGASLELQEPDAVLRAAVTLGVVVCLQTAMMLVWLLSRDPGEILRVWDARRVAVWVGLTSMGGSFCWFLAFTLQNAAYVKALGQVELLLSLLASLLVFKEEVTRREIIGMALLVLSILALILAL comes from the coding sequence ATGCCGCTCTGGATCCCCGTCACCCTCGCCGCTGCCAGTTTTCAGACCGTGCGCTTCATGCTGCAAAAGGTCCTGAGCAGCGTCACCCTGAGCGCGGCGGGGGCGACGTTTTCTCGGTTCGTCTATTCGGCGCCCCTGATCTTGCTGCTGCTTTGGGCCTATGTGGGCGCAACGGGCGCCGAGCTGCCGGCCCTGAGCGCAGCGTTCTGGGGTTTCGCCATAATCGGCGGCCTGTCGCAGATCCTGGCAACAGTCTGCGTCGTCGCGCTCTTTAAGGAGCGCAATTTTGCGGTTGGCATCACCTTCAAGAAAACCGAGGTGATCCAGACCGCGATCGTGGGTCTGGTTATTTTGGGCGATGAGGTCTCCCCGCTGGGGTGGGTTGCGATCCTCATTGGACTGGTGGCGGTGCTGGTGTTGTCAAAGACCAAGGACGGACCCAAGGGGCTTTGGGGGCAACTTACCGGGCGCGCGCCGCTCTTGGGGCTGGGGTCGGGGGTGCTCTTTGCCTTTTCCGCTGTGAGCTATCGCGGCGCCTCACTTGAATTGCAGGAGCCGGACGCCGTGCTGCGGGCGGCGGTCACACTAGGGGTGGTTGTCTGTTTGCAGACCGCGATGATGCTTGTGTGGCTGCTGTCGCGAGATCCCGGCGAGATCCTGCGGGTCTGGGATGCGCGCCGGGTCGCGGTTTGGGTGGGGCTCACCAGCATGGGCGGCTCTTTTTGCTGGTTCCTGGCCTTTACCTTGCAAAACGCAGCCTATGTCAAAGCGCTGGGCCAGGTGGAACTTCTGCTGTCTCTCCTCGCATCCCTTCTGGTCTTCAAGGAAGAGGTGACGCGGCGGGAGATCATTGGCATGGCCCTCCTGGTGCTCTCGATCCTCGCGCTTATTCTGGCGCTCTGA
- a CDS encoding fatty acid desaturase codes for MPENLLEVPPAIDVAEAEARAVLPKHPEWGTFLLIVACYLLWAGALFGLAQVSQALAVVAAGLMVALHSSLCHEVLHGHPFARRALNEALVFLPLNLCVPYGRFRDTHLAHHQDENLTDPYDDPESNFMDPEIWARLPKWRQSLLRVNNTLLGRILLGPMIGQICFMQTDWRLARNGVCGIGRDWLLHGIGILLVLGIVSLSEMSVLAYLGAAYIGLALLKIRTYLEHRAHEDMHGRTAIVEGRGVLGWILSFLFLNNNLHIVHHLYPGVPWHRLPRLYRQHRARFQDRNDGYVLPSYASVFRQFAFRAKDPVPHPLWKSSE; via the coding sequence CCCGCCCGCGATCGACGTCGCCGAAGCAGAGGCCAGAGCGGTCCTGCCCAAACATCCGGAATGGGGAACTTTCCTCCTGATTGTGGCTTGCTATCTCCTTTGGGCAGGCGCTCTCTTTGGTCTGGCGCAGGTATCGCAGGCTCTGGCCGTCGTGGCGGCGGGGCTAATGGTGGCGTTGCATTCCTCGCTCTGCCATGAGGTGTTGCACGGGCACCCCTTTGCGAGGCGCGCGCTTAACGAGGCGCTGGTGTTTTTGCCGCTCAATCTTTGTGTGCCCTATGGCCGGTTTCGCGACACGCATCTTGCGCACCACCAGGATGAAAACCTCACCGATCCCTATGATGATCCCGAGAGCAATTTCATGGATCCGGAGATCTGGGCGCGCCTGCCAAAATGGCGACAGAGCCTCTTGCGTGTGAACAATACGCTTCTGGGGCGCATACTCTTGGGGCCAATGATCGGGCAGATCTGCTTTATGCAGACGGACTGGCGGTTGGCACGCAATGGTGTGTGCGGGATCGGACGCGATTGGCTGCTGCACGGGATCGGAATCCTGTTGGTCTTGGGGATCGTGAGCCTCTCGGAGATGTCGGTTCTTGCCTATCTGGGCGCTGCCTACATCGGACTGGCATTGCTCAAGATCCGTACCTATCTGGAACACCGTGCCCATGAGGACATGCACGGCCGCACGGCAATCGTGGAGGGACGGGGAGTGCTCGGCTGGATCCTGAGTTTTCTGTTCCTGAACAACAATCTCCATATTGTGCATCATCTCTATCCCGGCGTACCGTGGCACCGGTTGCCCCGGCTTTATCGTCAGCACCGCGCGCGCTTTCAGGACCGGAATGACGGCTATGTGCTGCCCAGCTATGCGAGCGTGTTTCGCCAGTTTGCCTTTCGCGCCAAAGACCCGGTGCCACATCCGCTCTGGAAATCCTCCGAGTAA